The genome window ctgtaatagacctacatgcaagaactgtcccgtacatcctcctaccaccacctactccattccagtcactaacatcacctatcccatcaaaggcagggctacctgtgaaaccagtcatgtgatttacaagctaagttgcaaccactgtgctgcattctatgtaggcacaacaaacaagctgtctgtctgcatgaatggccaccgacaaactgtggccaaaaaacaagtggaccacactgttgctgaacaagctgccaaacatgatatcccttatcctaatgactgcttcacagcctgcgccatatggatccttcccaccaacaacagcttttctgaactgcgcaggtgggaacttttcctgcaatacatcctacgttcccctaaccctcctggcctcaaccttcgttagtcactgtcttcatccatccagccccctctctgttcccattccagcactacacagccattatTTCACCGTCACACCCagacttttaatttctttttatttctctctactactatcccccccccctccccaccccagccttctgcttacccccacccagtcgccactcccatcatgcactggtgctgctgctcgcagtgtggtttcagttgcctgaggctgCAGACGTGTgtacaagttgcgtttgcgtgagtgtgtgtgtgtgcaggtgtgtgtatgtatgtatgtgtgtctattgctgacaaaggccttaatggccaaaagttataattgtgtgaatcttttagtTGAGCctgtcgcgactcagcatctctgctatacggtgagtagcaattttcctacTCTAATAtcgttgcattccatcctggattttccattgtttgatgctgTGATTTATGCATACCAGCTGAGCCCAACGTGGGCAGAGACTGGCAGCACTGTTATGTCACTGCACTCCAATCATCCACAGTGTCAACCCCCAGCAGCTCAATGGAAGGCAAGGGCACCTACCTCATCGCATGGGACACCATGGGCTGTTCATCTCACATCTAACTTAACGAGTTGTCAGAAAGTATGTGCCTTGCCACTGCCAAAAATTCATGTGATTCTGTAATCTTACCAACTTCGGCTAAAGCTGAACAAGGCCAATGCTCTCGTTTTGCCATCACGGTTGCGTGTTAAACGGACAATCGTGTCCCTAATGAACGAGTCCACATACAAGGTAGCATAGTGGCAACACTCAAACTGACACTTGTGTGAGAGTCTTGGTATCTCAGCAACCCATGCTGGGGTGCTTGTGGTACTGGTGAAACTTAACTGTGCCACCACCACATGGATTTGATGATCAAAATACTGTGTGAGCAACTGAAGAAGATCCTCAAAGTAATGTTCCTAAGGGTTGGTAGAAGACTTCAAATTCTGGACAATTTCACACAAACCCTCATCATTGGACAATCACAAGGCAGCTTCATCAACTGGATAAATGAGTGAGAGGGAAATGCATCAGGCGCAAGGGATAAGGATGTGGCACCCATAGGCTCTATCTGGCTGCAGGCAGGGGCAGCTGTGTGAAGTTCATGATAATGTGGAGGAGTGGATTGCAAGATAGAACACAGGATGAGGGAAACTGCTGAGAAAAGCATCTGGCTGCAGGATGAGTGATTTCAGTTCCTGGAGCAGTGCTGGGGATGGGTGTGTGTATGGAAGATGGAGATTAGGAGGATTACATGATCGAAAGTCATGTTGCAAAGGTAACTCCCATCTATGTAATTCAGGAATGCTGGTGTTGGAGGAAGGATCCAAACGACAAAGGTtgtgaaattgagcatgttgtgctcagcagacTGTTTTGCCAGTAGATGCTCAACTCTTGACCTTGACAACTGTTTGGTAGTGGTCATTCATCCGGGAGGACAGCTGGTTTGTGGTCAAGCCCATACAATATACTAATTAGAAATGATAGCATATTTGGCGTATGACATACTGCTTCCTCAAGTAGCCCTTCCTCCAATAGGACAGGCTAAGCCTGTGACAAAGTTGGAATAGGATGTGTACTTCCTGCCTCTCTTTCTCAGCTGTCCTGCACCCTTCCCCAGCCTTTGCTCTCGCTCCCCAGTGCCTTTCTCTCTTCACTCACTGCAACAGATACAATCTCTCGTCTGAATTCAGCTGTAGTACAGGCACAATGTAGTCAGCTGGGAAAATGTATCCAATACGATGTGTGTTTATATTGTGTTAATTCATAGTTCTGAAAAAGGATTCATCTGAACGCTACTAAAGTTTTCAGTCTTTTTTATGGTCCTACAGCACAGCACCTCTACTATTCAGTGAGTCACCTTTACTCCTTACATTATCTATGTTCCACTAAGATTTTCCATCATATTTACTCATATATGCCAAGAACAAAAGTTAACAATAGTTAGTCTGTACATTTCCTCCAGATAGTCCACATAGATCACAATATGATTTCTACACATTTGGGCCACTTAAAGTGGCACTGGGAAGACTTGAAAACGCTTGACAACAATCAGCAACTGGCATGGTTCTTGCATAACTGACTGTGAACATTATCTACTAAATTTCACAGAACATGGGTCAACAAGCTAGCACCTATCCACATTCCCCCAGAATCTCAACACTTTCTCCCCCATTTgcctcacctggtcctcctcaatccaATAAGCCATCTTCCCTAATGTTGACCTCTAGCTCAAAGATGGACACATTagcacctctgtccatattaaatcTACTATCTACCTCAAAGATGGATACattagtacctctgtccatattaaatcTACTACCCACCAGCAATACCACCACTGCAACAGCTGCTACttattccataccaagaaatccccTCTAAATATTCCAAGAGTTTCTCTGAAGCCTTCACATATTGAAATTATCCTTCCAAACATGTACAGAaaaagatctcccatgccttatccctCCAGTCACCTATGACATACCCATTGTCCGGCCACAAAATGGCACGTCcttcgtgactcagtaccacccaggactgaagcaactgaatcaaattcttcatcaatgtttcaactacctcttgacatattctgaaatgaggaatatcctatccAATATCCATCCCAGCCCTCCCACAGCAGTGTTCTGCTGCCTACCAAGCCTATGTGATATccttgtccattcctatttaacCCCTGCTCTCAACCCCTTGCCTCACGACTTATACCCTTACAAGACCTGTGCCATCTTCTATGCTATCAAAGACAGGGCTATGGGTGAAAGCTGTTGTGATCTACAAACTGAGATGCATCCAGAGTGTTGTTTTATACATggtcatgacaaccaacaagctgcctgccCACATGAATAGACACCAACAAACTCTCACTAAGAGACagttggaccacccagttgctgaacaagcTGCCCAACACAAGGTTCtttacttcaatgactgcttcacagcctgcaccatctgggtCCTTCCTACCAAAACCAGCTTACCTGGATTGCACATGTGGGAACACTCCCTGAGTACATCTTATGTTCCCATAACACCCCTAGCCTAGCCTCAACCTTCGCTAGTCCCGTTCTTCACCTGCCAATCCCCTTCCTTGCTCCCACTCCAGAACtatacagccttctattccacaatGGCACTAACTAGTTTTTCCTCCCCtcctctactcccccccccccccccacctctgactGCATCTAGCTGTCCTATCCTGTCCCCACAACATCACTGCATGCTCCTGAGCAGCCAGTATaccttcccccacccctaccccactAGCACCCTCCTCCCTGGCCAGCCTTCTTTTTATCACctacagattgcttctcccatcaggcacagatgctgtgtgcagtctagtctcagcagccagagacagtgatcgTGTGTGAGGGTTGTGCTTGTGTTTTCTGCTTTAGCAATAGGACTTTTGGTTGAAAGCTCAAATGTGTAGCAGCCTTTTCGTTGTGCCTCTCTGCACTCAGTGTCTCCTATATATGGTGACTAGCAGTCTACCATtttataatactgtcattattacatcctggattttccattatttcataTGACTTGACACATGTTCAAGCTCTGATCTGAAAATGGTACAGTGCTTACAACATTGTGTGATGAATCCACACACATTTCGCAGCCAATGAATGTCTCTGAGTGTTAGTGTAGTGAAACAAGAGTCCGTCATTGGCACCTGTCCTTTTGTGCACAGGAACAAGGCTCAAATAATTCTTTCCAAAGCCTGTGGATATATTTGGAAAGGCTTGAAATAAAGTCTCAGTTGTAAAAAAAATCCATTACAGTTTTATTATACTTATGTCTAATTtctattatttattatgttttacttTTTTGGTGATGGTTCTTTATGAAATCACTCTATATTACATTAATGAAATAGTATTATTTGTTTAATATactgtgttatatacttttttgagTAAAACTTTGGATTCCCTTTGCATTTCAATATTGTGTGGATGTAAACATTAGGCTGCACTTCCTGTCATTTTGTTACCGTAAACTTTATTTGGCTGTATGATTTGTTTCCTTTGCCAACTCAAAACCAAATTTTCACCTTTCACTTTAACATAGACTTTGGGCAGCATTACAGATCAGTTTGTAATCACATTCCAGCCCATACTACACTTTAACCCACTTTCCCACATTTTAAGTACCACAGAGTGATTTAGAGTCCTTTAGCTCTATGTTTAGTTAACTGCCTGTAACTGGTACACACAAAAATCTTTTGATTCACCTCCAGTATTCAGTGAAATAAGGGAGCTCTAGATCACAACACATTATTATGCAGGGGATTAAGAACCATACGCACAAATCTCTCGCCATACTGTCAAAGACTGGTGTGTCAACCTCATAAATTCCTTTTTTATGCAGTTacctaaaatacacacacacacacacacacacacacacacacacacacacacacatacacagatttaTAAAGGCACTTGTTCAATTACTGGCTAATATGAAGTTACATAGGATTATAATAAAagcaatataaaaacagaaataattttactactAGTCACAAAATTCCAATTGTTGTTAGGTACTAACATGAATCCTACCTATTTGCTGCAAGGTTGTAAGGACATGCTGCAAACTGATCCAATGTCACCCCTTTCCAGCTATCGCCTTTGTAGCACAAAGGCAGCTCTTCTCGAGTAGCTACATGACCACCACACCAGTGCCTTGAGTTTCGCCATGTGGCTCCCCGCTGTACATGACGAAATTCAGAAAGGTATCGACTAATTGGTTCTCTCAACAACGTGATGTAAAAATACCTGAAAAAATTATAATTGTCAGACAACACTTAATTCTATAATAAATTAACGAAGAAACGGTAACTTTGAACCAACATACCGTCTTTTGACTTTATCACCTTCATTTTTGTCAAGTTCTGAATCCACACAACTAGTTAATTCTGTCCAGTCTGCGTGAAGGCCACATTTCCATCCCGTGGAGTATCTACTAAATAACCAAATTTCCTTGCGGTTTGGGCGAAAACAATAACAGCGTTTCCTTTTCCTTTGACATGTGCATGGCCTCTCCAAATCCAAGTCTCTCACCAAGTGCCTTCCAAATGACGTACCTCCTGTCTTTTGAATGTGCAGAAAGACCATAACGTCATGAGCTTTCATATCAAACTGGAAATTTTCATTAAGAACATCATCGTAACTTAGGCCTGGATTTGATAATTTCGAACTCAGTGGTTCTGAATGAGTTTGCAAAGGTTTTCCTAAATTATCTTGAATAGGTGTGCGAAACGTCCACTCCGACCATGCGGTTTCTCGTGACGAGAGTGCGCAAACTTGATCTGGACAGAAGTACCCAAAATAAACAATACCTGTCACCGCCAATAAGACACATACAAATACAAAGGTGCGAAATTTACTTTTGGGGCGGGATTCCATTTTGATCTCATAAGTGACGGACTCACGAAGTAGAAGTGCAAAATCACTATCAAAAACCTGGACTTCGACACTTTTCTTTGCCATTTCTTTACGCAGTGATTTTCATAAAAAATCCAGCCATTACTAAACGTTATACGTTTATAGTTCTTTCCAGGCGTGTGAAAGTTCCTTTTCCTCTTGCAGGGGAGGACATGCTTTCCCTCTGATAAACTGCTTCAGTAATCACATAGTTTACGATACGGAAATGACTATTTACTTTTGacataaaacattgtcagtaccacacaacacaacagcagatgacatctttgtgacgCCAATCAAAGATAACAACTGCAATGTGTTTGTACTACCCTTGGTACTACCGCCATGGCACTACCAGcgtaaaaaatttcttttatgcaattcTTTTATTACTATTTGTGCGTAAATCGTTCAGAGTGTGAAATTATTTAATAATGAAGTCTTCTTGAAGTGCTAAACACTGCGATTATCGCACTGTAAGCTGACGGTGACAGATGAGAAATATGTCGTGAAAGTTCGTAGTAGTCTTTCGTTTGGTACACTTTGGAAATTTGAGTTTGCACGTgtatttgttttgattttgtgtGCCGTGAAAGTTTCGCAGTGGAAAATGGTTCGAAAATTAAAATTTCACGAACAGAAACTCCTGAAGAAAGTTGACTTTATATCATGGGAAGCAGATAATAACATACATGAAGTTAAAGTCATGAGAAAATATTGTATTCGGAAGCGCGAAGATTACACGAAGTAAgtatgttttcagaaaaaaaatgttgtgttggaTTTGTTTAAATTATTTGCTGCTTATTTTTAAAACACTCTGACTGTCATAGCAGTATACTGTTTTTAATTATGTCCGGATGACAATAGGTGACCAAATAAACGAAATACATCTTGCAGATGTTTTTTTAATCAAGTTCTGGAGAGTGTAAACTTACTCATGATTTTTTCACCGTTTGTAAAGTGTTTCATTAGTTCATGCATTCAACATTATTTGAGGTCTTCTTCACCGTATGATTCACCACTACCAGTTTGACATCCGCTGCCGGAAGAAGGCCGCCTCCAGACTTCTACACTTGTGGCATTGGTCTTGTGAGCTAGAAATTAGTGTAGAGAAATATATTTAATCTTGTAGTCTACGGTAATGCCATTGGATAGGACAATAGCCATCTAATGGTGTCAGTTTCACATGAGATTTGAAACATGCTAAAGTATATCAacaacagagaaaatatttatacttctgaaattttcccggcgtatttcttcttctaataatttccgggtatgcagccggatcccgtcgacattctgccagaatgtcgacgggatccggctgcatacccggaaattattagaagaatattTATACTAATTTCAAAAACACAAATGTGCTTTGATACGCAAATCAGACTTCTGACGTAATACTTTTGTTAATACTATCATCTAAGTGTtaatatacattaaaaatgaaaactgaGTCTGGTACCGTGCCTTCTTTTTGTTACCGAACCTATGTTAGATAATGTGTCCTTAACATCTAGTGTCAAAACAACAGATAGCCTAGTCTAGATTGAGTACTATGATGTATAAAACTGTAGTTCAAATACTCATGATTTTCAGGCGGTattgatgtgactgtgaaatgaTTGTACCAATCATTTGTGATATCCTGCCGTTTTTTTTCTTAACCAAGAAAAATACTGCTGATCATGCATAACTTAAAAAAAACTAGTGctcaattttaaataataaaataaatcaataaataaaagaaagaaataacaaaacaaaaatgtgtctCACCAACAAAATTGTTTGTGTTTGTACCCACTACATTGAGGAAATGTGACCACAAGTATATGTTTTACGATTGTCAAGAAAAGTTTTCTTGCACTCTGAAACATACTGGTTGTTTGTTGTGTGGGGGGTTTTCCATCATCACAGGGGGACAGTTACATTAGGTTTTTCAGCAGTCAATAGCTAACATAACAAgaactataaatataaataaattttatttatttgttttagttttccgTTCTTTATTTCGCATTCCACTGATCCATGTTGGGATGAATTCAAGGCTGTGGAATATCATCACgataaagaaagttgctactctccaaatagggtcattccatgtcgaGTCACCCAGgacttgacaccaaccatgtcagattttgatgaaacttggtacaattacttcttttatcatcctgaaagcacttgtaaaatttttttgctctatctcttatagttttttttttataaatttttaaagtttttaggtttggcattgtttcagcagtcggaaatcgtaacttaaacgtgtcctcacaactaaaaaaatttgtatattaaagaacaCTCAAGATATCAGTATAAATTtaggaataagtttgtgtattatatctaaatgttaaaaaaattaccataaagatatattaaaatctgccaaataaaaaaagtttacaggttttttattttttttagctaatggatgtttagttttacaaaaactgcaatatctagagtctcagacctgatagaaagctcaaatttgttttaaaatactcttaattgtatagggtattagataaaataaaaattatgttggctgtttaacctgtttaatagttatctaatttttaaaataatattaattatattttaaaaataaaaagtaacaagtgacttagacaccgaaaataagtttttgtcttcttggagtaacaatagaagcttggattttgttttgttgctcctgtgttttgaa of Schistocerca serialis cubense isolate TAMUIC-IGC-003099 chromosome 2, iqSchSeri2.2, whole genome shotgun sequence contains these proteins:
- the LOC126457629 gene encoding heparan-sulfate 6-O-sulfotransferase 2; amino-acid sequence: MAKKSVEVQVFDSDFALLLRESVTYEIKMESRPKSKFRTFVFVCVLLAVTGIVYFGYFCPDQVCALSSRETAWSEWTFRTPIQDNLGKPLQTHSEPLSSKLSNPGLSYDDVLNENFQFDMKAHDVMVFLHIQKTGGTSFGRHLVRDLDLERPCTCQRKRKRCYCFRPNRKEIWLFSRYSTGWKCGLHADWTELTSCVDSELDKNEGDKVKRRYFYITLLREPISRYLSEFRHVQRGATWRNSRHWCGGHVATREELPLCYKGDSWKGVTLDQFAACPYNLAANRQTRMLADLALVGCYNMSYMSPVERDRVMLASAKKNLASMAFFGLTEYQKIAQYVFEETFNLRFAVPFEQHNATVSSVTLSMIRQDQLETIRRLNDLDLELYSFAKALMFQRFDRLKSKDPLFKERFAHLGELPGRQSDSFDWDQVIYDDNNITQK